In a single window of the Pandoraea pulmonicola genome:
- a CDS encoding enoyl-CoA hydratase family protein → MSDVKLTMAHHKRPFANYEARHFLWSVSNDAQGRPSIGTITLNRPDKKNPLTFDSYAELRDLFRGLVYATDIKTVVVTGAGGNFCSGGDVHEIIGPLTKMSMPELLDFTRMTGDLVKAMRACPQPIVSAIDGICAGAGAMVALASDMRLGTPQTKTAFLFVRVGLAGADMGACTLLPRMIGQGRASELLYTGRVMTADEGLQWGFFNALHDSGAVLSAAQTLADQIACGPTFAHGVTKKLLHQEWNMGVDEAIEAEAEAQAICMQTQDFRRAYDAFVAKQKPVFKGD, encoded by the coding sequence ATGAGTGACGTGAAACTGACGATGGCGCATCACAAGCGCCCGTTCGCGAACTATGAAGCCAGGCACTTTCTGTGGTCGGTGTCGAACGACGCGCAAGGGCGTCCGAGCATCGGCACGATCACGCTGAACCGCCCCGACAAGAAGAACCCGCTGACGTTCGATTCGTACGCCGAGCTGCGCGATCTGTTCCGCGGCCTCGTCTACGCGACGGATATCAAGACGGTGGTCGTCACGGGCGCGGGCGGCAATTTCTGTTCGGGCGGCGACGTCCACGAGATCATCGGCCCGCTCACGAAGATGAGCATGCCGGAGTTGCTCGATTTCACGCGCATGACGGGCGATCTGGTCAAGGCGATGCGCGCCTGCCCGCAGCCGATCGTCAGCGCCATCGACGGTATTTGTGCCGGCGCCGGCGCGATGGTGGCGCTCGCCTCCGACATGCGCCTCGGCACGCCGCAGACGAAGACGGCATTCCTGTTCGTGCGGGTGGGGCTGGCCGGCGCGGACATGGGCGCCTGCACGCTGCTGCCGCGCATGATCGGCCAGGGGCGCGCCTCGGAGCTGCTTTACACGGGACGTGTGATGACGGCGGACGAGGGCCTGCAGTGGGGCTTCTTCAACGCGCTGCACGACAGCGGCGCCGTGCTCTCCGCCGCGCAGACCCTTGCCGATCAGATCGCCTGCGGCCCGACCTTCGCGCACGGCGTGACGAAGAAACTTCTGCATCAGGAATGGAACATGGGCGTGGACGAGGCGATCGAGGCCGAAGCCGAAGCGCAGGCCAT
- a CDS encoding SDR family NAD(P)-dependent oxidoreductase, whose protein sequence is MTSTTPQANPAATVPATLQGVHALVTGGARGIGEAVARSLLAQGARVTLLGRSEAALASGAQALASLGEVAWVSADIADAAAVDAAFARAAERFGPVQVLVNNAGQAVSAPFGKTDSVLWQQMIDVNLTGTFHCISAALPGMLTAGWGRIVNVASTAGLIGYPYVTAYCAAKHGVVGLTRALALEVAKKGVTVNAVCPGYTETDIVRDAVANIVAKTGRSEEEARAELARRNPQGRLVQPQEVADAVLWLCQPGAGAMTGQSLAVAGGEVTVG, encoded by the coding sequence ATGACGTCGACGACACCCCAGGCCAACCCGGCCGCCACGGTACCCGCCACGCTCCAGGGCGTGCACGCGCTCGTGACGGGCGGCGCGCGCGGCATCGGCGAGGCCGTGGCGCGCTCGCTGCTCGCACAAGGCGCGCGCGTGACGCTGCTCGGGCGCAGCGAGGCGGCGTTGGCGAGCGGCGCGCAGGCGCTGGCCTCGCTCGGCGAGGTCGCATGGGTGAGTGCGGACATTGCCGACGCGGCCGCCGTCGATGCCGCCTTCGCGCGTGCGGCCGAGCGTTTCGGCCCTGTGCAGGTGCTGGTGAACAACGCCGGACAGGCGGTGAGCGCCCCGTTCGGCAAGACGGACAGCGTCCTCTGGCAACAGATGATCGACGTCAACCTGACCGGCACGTTTCACTGCATTAGCGCGGCGCTGCCGGGCATGCTGACGGCCGGCTGGGGGCGTATCGTGAACGTTGCGAGCACGGCGGGTCTCATCGGTTATCCGTACGTGACGGCATACTGCGCGGCCAAGCACGGCGTGGTGGGCCTCACGCGCGCGCTGGCGCTGGAGGTGGCGAAGAAGGGCGTGACGGTCAACGCCGTTTGCCCGGGCTATACGGAGACGGACATCGTGCGCGACGCCGTGGCGAACATCGTCGCCAAGACGGGGCGCAGCGAGGAGGAAGCCCGCGCGGAACTGGCCAGGCGCAATCCGCAAGGCCGCCTGGTGCAGCCGCAGGAAGTCGCGGACGCCGTGCTGTGGCTGTGCCAGCCCGGTGCGGGCGCCATGACGGGACAGTCGCTCGCGGTCGCGGGCGGCGAAGTGACCGTCGGCTGA